The nucleotide sequence ACACTTTACAACTCGAGCAATACAATAATTTAACTTATAAAGTAACCTTTTTCATTGGAAATTCGAAGTTTCCGGTGAGGGATAGAAACTATGGGTCGACTCGGATTATGGATCGGTTTTATATTTTTATTGGGAAACTTTCTATTGGGATGTTCCGAATCCGTAGGAGCTCCAAAAGAAAAGAAAGGGGGTAAGATGAAGTACGAAGTCCAGAAGTCGGAAGAAGAATGGAAAAAAGTCCTAAGTCCGGAACAATACCGGATCATTAGAGAGAAAGGGACAGAGAGAGCGTTTACCGGAGAATATTATTATAATAAGGAAAAAGGAAAATACCTTTGCGCTGCGTGTGGCGCCGAGTTATTCAGCTCAGATACTAAATACGAATCGGGAAGCGGCTGGCCTTCTTTTTATAAACCTGCTGCGGACAAGTCCGTCCTATCCGAAAC is from Leptospira sp. WS58.C1 and encodes:
- the msrB gene encoding peptide-methionine (R)-S-oxide reductase MsrB translates to MKYEVQKSEEEWKKVLSPEQYRIIREKGTERAFTGEYYYNKEKGKYLCAACGAELFSSDTKYESGSGWPSFYKPAADKSVLSETDTSHGMTRTEVLCSRCGGHLGHVFPDGPEPTGLRYCINSASLKFKKD